GCCTATTTTACCCGAAAGAAGGCTACAGCGTAGGCGAAATTGACATTGACCTTATACTTGACGAGAACCATTCGAAACACGCCGTAGTGACGGAGAATCCGTTACAGGACGGGCGCGCTGTTAGCGATGGCATTTATCTACAGCTCCGCGAAGGCTCACTCACTGCTCTTGTGTCTAACCATTCATTGAAGCACGTTCAGAAAATCGACGATGAAAAACAGAACGCCGAGACATTGATGAACATGGCGCAATGGAAATACCAGCTCAAGAACCGCGCTAGAGACGCATGGAACGACTTGAAGGACTTGATGGACAAGAAACAGACTGTCAAGATCGTTACATCGCTCGAAACTTACGACAACGTAGTCATTACTGACATCGAGACTGATCGAGACGAGGAAACGGGCGAAGCGCTCGAAATAAAGATAAATTTCAAGCAGATTCAGACGGTAAGCCTAACGGAGACTGTAGTATCGGGGCCGGTTCAGCCGAAGGATATGAAGTCCGGCATAAACCGTTCTGCGGCGGTCGGCGTGAACAACGGACAAAAGGTAGCTGCGGAGCCGAGCGAGGCCGACAAGAATCAACTTATCATAGGCACAATAGTTCCGTGAGGCTTTTACAATGTTGCGTATTCCGTTTAATCCTTCCGTAAGTGCAGACCAGACCGTAAGCGTACTTATTCCAGAACAGCTTGTAATGACATTGCGCCTGGTATGGAGCGAACGCGCAAAGGCGTGGGACATCGTTGTTTCATCCGACAACGGGGAACTGGGCATGTTCCGCATTACGGATCGGTTCCCAATATTGTACGAGCACAGGGCCATTTCACCGATAAAGGGCGATATAATCGCGCTTCCGTTGTCCGAAGGAAAGGGCAAGCCGCTTTCCGATTATGACGCTCTTGGCGATTCATGGGGCTTGTTCTACATCGACGAGAACGACTTGAAGGCATGGGAGAAGGCTAATGGCTTGGGGTAGAGTTGTACGCCTTGTGGCACAGAACCGAGACATGGTGCAGGTCGATGTTTCGGCATTGCGTATTGACGCACGCTGCGTCCGTTCTCGCGTTTTCAACGATAACGAGATGGAGTCGACAATTCTAAACGCCAACAGCGACACTATATCGAAGTTCCTGCAACGCGGTACTAACATAATGCTTTACGCAGGCTACGAGCAGGGCGGTGAACCCGGTCTCATGTGGCAGGGTAACATTATAGACTCAAAGACTATGAGCAACGGAACGGACACGGTGACTACTATACGATCCATAGCCTTGCGCTCTCTAAAGCGCCCGTTCACTTGCACGCCCGTATGTCTTGGATTCAAGCCCGGTGCAACCGCTGCCGATGTAATCGACTCCATTTGCGCCATATTGGGGCTTGTGCCGTATGGAAAGGAAATGGCTACAGAAGTTTCTTTCCCGTCCGGGTGGACTTTTGTAGGAAACGTGATTAACGCCATGAAGAAGCTTGCGCAGGATTTGGAAACAAAGGGCATGGGCATATATGTAGACCTTGCCGAAATGGTCGTTTTCCGTCACAGGACGGACAGTTCCTATTCCATTGCGTACCTTACTCCAGACAGCGGCCTTCTTAACCTCGAAAACACCACAGACTATGTAGGCTTCGCGAGGACAAGCATTGACGACATGGCAAGCAAGGTAGGCGAGAAGCCGAAGAGTGGCGAAGTAGTCTTGAAGCCAGAAGATGTAGACGATGTTTACTCGCAACTGGACAAGATTTTCACTAACATGAAAAAGACTTATTCCGCGAAAACGATGGTCATCCCGAAATTGCGCCCTAACGCTCTTGTGCGTATAAACGACGAACGGCGCGGGGTGCATGACGGCCTGTTCGTGGTTGACAAGATGGAGGTAAGCGTTGGCAACGGCCCAAATTCTGCCTTCTCGATGGACCTTAACCTGATTGAGGCGTAGCTATGAGTTTGCCATCAATGCTAGACGCTTATTTAGCGAACGCCTTGAGTGGAGTCCACACATCGCTTGTGGCTACTGTCACGGCATACGACGAGAAAACGCATAGGGCCACGGTAAAGCCTTCCGTGCGCATGCTGATGGATAACGGAATACAGATTGAATTGCCGGAGCTTGTAGATGTCCCGGTGGTGTTCCCCAGTTCAAAGGCGTTTGACATGGAGTTTCCTTTGGACAAGGGCGACGGGGTGCTTCTCGTATTCCAGGAGCAGGATATTTCCGCGTGGAAAAACGGAGACAAGAACGCGGCTCCATCCGTATCTTCGAGATTCGGCCTTGATGCCGCCATTGCCATTCCTGGCTGTTTTCAAAAGCCGACGAAGGGAAAGGCGCGCATTGTGGTGGACTCGGACGGGGTGATTACATGGGAAGCGAAGAAGATCGTATTCAACGAGCAAGTCGTTTTCAACGATGATGTAATCGCCCGTACTGACGTGTACGTAGGCGCTGGGGTCGGCCCTGGCGTATCGCTCAAGCAGCACACGCACATAACGCCTGCGGGACCGTCTAACGCACCGTCACCTCTTACACCCATACCGCCGGAGAAATAGAACATGGCATTGAACTTGACACAATTCAAGGCAGACCTAAAGGCGTCAATGAAAGCCGCCGCAGAGTCCAACAAGGAACTTTCTCCGAACGACCCGGCAGCGGCTCTAGACAAGGCGATGGAAAACATTGCGAACGCCATAGCGGAAAAGGTGGACGCCTACATAAAGACAATGACGATAACGCTTGACATTGGAGTCGTGCAAGTCGAGGGATCCGCAACTGCACAGAAAAACTTGTCTCCGATTGTAGTCGAAAACGGCGTATCATGACGGATTAAGTCCGGGCAGGGTGAGCGCCAGCCCGGATTCGGGAGGCCATCTTGTCCGGGCGTCTTTTTAGGTAACAAATTTTGTCATATATAGGCACGAAATAAGTTATATTTAAAACCGGATAAGACTATGGAACTATCACTCGACAAAGCCACATGGGACTTGCATCTTGACGCAACAGGCAATATCGCCACCGTTGGCGAAGCCGATTTTCCGGCGTTGCTTTCGCAGCGCATTACGCACAGATTGCAGACTTTCAAGGGCGAGTGCTTCCTTGACCGTGAAATAGGGGTACCCTATTATGAGGAAATCCTAAAGAAAAACCCGGACCTTGGACGCATACGCTCGCTTCTATCTTCCGTAATTTCGGGTGTTGACGGAGTGGACAAGATACTATCGCTTGATTTGTCGTTTGACAGAAAAACAAGACTGCTGTCTGTCACATTCCGAGTACTGGGTCAAGACGGATCAATCGCTACAGGAGAAGTTTAGATTATGGGAACTTATGTAACCGAAAGCGGTCTCAAGAGAAAAACCTTGCAGGAATGCCGCGCCGAAATCGAAAACGCATTAAAGCAGGCTTTCGGACCTTCCTTCGAGACATCAGCCGATAGTCCGAACGGACTTTTGATTAGCCAGCTCGCTCTCGGATTCTCGAACGCCTGGGAACTCGCCTTCGAGGTATTCTCAAGCCGAGACCCGGCGCAAGCTGTAGGCGTCTCGCTTGACTTCGCGGCGGCCCTTAACGGCATTACGAGACAGTCTGCGAGGGCGTGCTCCGTGAACGCAGTCGCCTTCACGCTCGATTCGTCGGCTACTATCCCTCAAGGTGCTACAGCCGTAAGGACACGCGGCAACCTTGACTTTACTCTTGATTCTTCCGTTACCGTAAGCCGTTCGGCTTGCGAAAAGCTCATGATTGAAGATGACGGAAGCCAGAAGAACACTGACTACGTATTCCATTTCACTTTTGGCGATGTTACGCTTAACAACTCGACAGAACAGAGCAACCTTTACAGGCTACGCCAGCTTATCATTGTAGCCGGAGGCAAGGCCGAATTTTACGGCGGACGGCTCGCCGTATGGGTTGACGATTCTACAGTAGGAATAACGGGCCAGCTACCGGACGATTTCAACATCTATGCCGGAAATACCGGTTCTTTTACTGCTGTAACCGAAGGCTTGCAGACTTGCGACATAGGGGAACTCGATGCCGTTAGAGGCTCCGTTACCGGTTTTGACGCGGTGTATAATTTTGTTGTTGGCGTTCCAGGACGTGATGCGGAAACGGACGAGGAACTTCGCGTAAGGCGCGCAATCTATGCGCAATCCATCAAGTCCTGCGGCACAGACCCGTCAATCGAGGCGCACCTTCTTAACGATGTTCCGGGCGTAACGGCGGCATCCGTAACAAGCAACCGCAACATGACAACGGACAACGAGGGGCGACCTCCGAAGAGCTTCGAGGCGCTTGTAGGTGGCGGCGAGGATTACGATGTAGCAATGTGCGTTTGGAAGAACCAGCCGAGCGGAATACAGCCATACGGCAACACGTCCGTAGAAATTGTTGACGAAGATGGCGACAGGCAGATGATCTCGTTTTCGAGACCACGCGCAAAATATCTTTGGGTGCGCATAACGTACAGACTCTATGACGAAGAGACGTTCACAGGCATAGAAACGCTCAAGGCGGCAATCTTGCAGTGGGCAGACATCGAGTACAATATCGGAAAGGACGTAATTCCAGACCGAATCTATCAAGGCATTTACGGCGTTCCTGGAGTTGGCCAATGCTCGATAGAGGTCGCATTGACGGAAAATCCGACGGACAGCCCAAACTATGAGACGGACACTATACCCGTTTCAAGCACGGATTACGCCGTTCTTTCTACCGACCGAATAACGCTAACGCCGGCAACGTAAATCGTTGATAATAGTCTTACAGGAGTTTATTGCAATGGAAACGATAGTACCTTACAAGGAAGAGTTCAAGAAGTACATCCCGGAACAGTACAAGAACAGCGAGAAACTTCTGGCTCTCGTCAATTCCTGCATGGCGCAATTTGACGACCTTGAGACGGCATTTTTTGAAATTCTGCAAGCCTTGAACATTGCCGATGCCATAGGACCCGCATTGGACTACTTGGGCGCAATCGTCGGCGTAAAGCGCAATCCTGGCGAAAGCGACACGCAATACCGCGAACGGATCGTAAGCGGTTTGAACCTGTTGAACCTTCCGGGGCCGGAAGCGTTGCGCATGGTTATAAAGTTCCTCACGGATGTAGATTCAGTCGGCCTTTTCCCGAACTGGCCTGCAGAAATGTACTACGTTCTTGACGGTGGAACGGACGCGAACTTGTCGAACCTTGAGAAGAACAGCATGACAAGCGGCGCCTCTCTTGTTCGTGGAACGTTTCTTTGTGCCGAAGAGGGCGAAGGCGGCTACATCGTGAATGATGATAACGGGATGCCGTTTGTGGTCGATTACTTGGATATTATGGATATACCTGACAACGTTTTCCGTTTCACTTTCAGCAAGCTTGATTATGACCCGACCGTTGCAGGCGTTGGAACGCATGGCACATGGACAAAGGTAGAGTCCATCAACCAAAACGAATGGGACTGGACCACGGAAGGCGTTAGCACTTCCGGGGAATTTAAGAATGCGTTTCACGATTCCGCAAATCTTGTAAGTGTCCGGTGTAAAGTCTTTGAAAGTTCGTTAAATGCGTATGAATTATTTTATAATAATTCTTCGCTAATAAACGCCGATTTACAGAATGTCTCGGGAATTTATGGCTCCGCAATATCATTTTTCGAAGGGTGCACAAATTTAAAAAATATTGTTCTTACGGGTGCGAACAACATAGAAACCACCTCGTACTTCGCAGGATATTGCTCAAATCTTGAGAGCATATATATTGATTCTCTTGAAAATTGCGTGTCTTTAAATGCAGCATTTACAAATTGTACGCAATTAAAAGATGTACGCATTGGTAATATTCCAAACGTAATAAATTTATATACAACGTTTAGAAATTGCTCAAACCTTGAAAGTGTGTATCTAGATATTCCAAGTGTTACAACATGCTACCAAGCGTTTTATGGATGTTCAAAGTTAAAAAACGTTGTTCTAAAAAATACGGGTAATGTAGAAAATTTAAACGGTTCATTTAGTCAGTGTGTTGCGTTGGAAACGGCGCCCGATTTGGATACTTCATCGTGTA
This genomic interval from Fibrobacter succinogenes contains the following:
- a CDS encoding baseplate J/gp47 family protein encodes the protein MGTYVTESGLKRKTLQECRAEIENALKQAFGPSFETSADSPNGLLISQLALGFSNAWELAFEVFSSRDPAQAVGVSLDFAAALNGITRQSARACSVNAVAFTLDSSATIPQGATAVRTRGNLDFTLDSSVTVSRSACEKLMIEDDGSQKNTDYVFHFTFGDVTLNNSTEQSNLYRLRQLIIVAGGKAEFYGGRLAVWVDDSTVGITGQLPDDFNIYAGNTGSFTAVTEGLQTCDIGELDAVRGSVTGFDAVYNFVVGVPGRDAETDEELRVRRAIYAQSIKSCGTDPSIEAHLLNDVPGVTAASVTSNRNMTTDNEGRPPKSFEALVGGGEDYDVAMCVWKNQPSGIQPYGNTSVEIVDEDGDRQMISFSRPRAKYLWVRITYRLYDEETFTGIETLKAAILQWADIEYNIGKDVIPDRIYQGIYGVPGVGQCSIEVALTENPTDSPNYETDTIPVSSTDYAVLSTDRITLTPAT
- a CDS encoding phage baseplate protein encodes the protein MVSVLNSIFGDRLDIKSLIPTSLFYPKEGYSVGEIDIDLILDENHSKHAVVTENPLQDGRAVSDGIYLQLREGSLTALVSNHSLKHVQKIDDEKQNAETLMNMAQWKYQLKNRARDAWNDLKDLMDKKQTVKIVTSLETYDNVVITDIETDRDEETGEALEIKINFKQIQTVSLTETVVSGPVQPKDMKSGINRSAAVGVNNGQKVAAEPSEADKNQLIIGTIVP
- a CDS encoding Gp138 family membrane-puncturing spike protein — its product is MSLPSMLDAYLANALSGVHTSLVATVTAYDEKTHRATVKPSVRMLMDNGIQIELPELVDVPVVFPSSKAFDMEFPLDKGDGVLLVFQEQDISAWKNGDKNAAPSVSSRFGLDAAIAIPGCFQKPTKGKARIVVDSDGVITWEAKKIVFNEQVVFNDDVIARTDVYVGAGVGPGVSLKQHTHITPAGPSNAPSPLTPIPPEK